In Bacteroides sp., one genomic interval encodes:
- a CDS encoding glutamine--tRNA ligase/YqeY domain fusion protein gives MTENTAPEPKASLNFLEQIITKDLENNTTGGKVHTRFPPEPNGYLHIGHAKSICLNFGLAQKFNGQCNLRFDDTNPTKEEQEYVDSIKADVRWLGFDWEDREYFASDYFEQLYEFAVHLVKKGKAYVCNMTAEEISANRGTPAIPGKESPWRDRSVEENLDLLERMRKGEFPDGSHVLRAKIDMGSPNMHMRDPVMYRIMHAHHHRTGNDWCIYPMYDWAHGQSDYIEGITHSICTLEFEVHRPLYEWFLNELDLPRLKPRQIEFARLNLSYTVMSKRKLLSLVQEGLVNGWDDPRMPTISGLRRRGYTPASIRMFADRVGVAKRENVIEVGLLEHCIREDLNKNAPRAMAVFNPVKLIIDNYPEGQFEELPAVTNPEDPDSGHRMLPFSRNLVIEREDFMEDPPKKFFRLAPGAEVRLKSAYIIRCDHVVKDEQGEVSEIHCTYFPETKSGLPSDKKVKGTLHWICPEHAVEAEVRLYDRLFSVPEPEEVEEGQDFRVHLNPDSLKVVKAFIEPSVKEASPGQRFQFERTGYFVVDSDTKIGKLVFNRTVPLRESWVNVKKNK, from the coding sequence ATGACGGAAAATACCGCGCCCGAACCCAAAGCCTCTTTAAATTTCCTGGAGCAGATCATCACTAAAGATCTTGAAAACAATACTACCGGTGGCAAGGTGCATACCCGCTTCCCCCCGGAACCCAATGGATACCTGCACATTGGCCACGCCAAGAGCATCTGTCTCAACTTTGGGCTGGCCCAGAAATTTAATGGCCAATGCAACCTGCGGTTCGATGATACCAACCCCACCAAGGAAGAACAGGAATATGTTGACAGCATCAAGGCCGATGTTCGCTGGCTGGGCTTCGACTGGGAAGACCGCGAATATTTTGCTTCGGATTATTTTGAGCAGTTGTATGAATTTGCCGTACACCTAGTAAAAAAAGGGAAAGCATACGTTTGCAACATGACGGCCGAAGAGATTAGTGCCAACCGGGGCACGCCCGCCATCCCAGGCAAGGAAAGTCCCTGGCGGGACCGCAGCGTTGAGGAGAACCTCGACCTGCTGGAGCGTATGCGCAAAGGTGAGTTTCCCGATGGCAGCCACGTGCTGAGGGCAAAGATCGATATGGGTTCCCCCAATATGCATATGCGCGACCCGGTGATGTATCGCATCATGCACGCTCATCACCATCGCACCGGCAACGACTGGTGCATCTACCCGATGTATGACTGGGCCCACGGGCAGAGCGACTACATTGAAGGCATCACCCACAGCATCTGCACCCTCGAGTTTGAGGTGCACCGGCCTTTGTATGAATGGTTTCTCAATGAGCTTGACCTTCCCAGGCTGAAGCCTCGACAGATTGAGTTCGCTCGTCTGAACCTGAGTTACACCGTGATGAGTAAGCGGAAGCTGCTGTCGCTGGTGCAGGAAGGTCTTGTAAATGGTTGGGACGATCCAAGGATGCCTACCATCAGTGGCTTGCGCAGGCGGGGATATACCCCTGCCAGCATCCGCATGTTTGCCGACCGGGTGGGTGTGGCCAAACGCGAGAACGTGATTGAAGTGGGGCTGCTGGAACACTGCATCCGCGAGGACCTCAATAAGAATGCTCCGCGCGCCATGGCCGTTTTCAATCCTGTAAAACTCATCATTGACAATTACCCCGAAGGACAATTTGAAGAACTGCCGGCTGTCACCAATCCTGAAGACCCCGACAGTGGCCATCGCATGTTGCCTTTTAGCAGAAACCTGGTAATAGAACGGGAGGACTTCATGGAAGATCCGCCCAAGAAGTTTTTTCGTTTGGCACCCGGGGCTGAAGTCCGCCTGAAATCGGCTTACATTATCCGCTGCGATCATGTTGTGAAGGATGAACAGGGCGAGGTGAGTGAAATCCATTGCACCTACTTTCCCGAAACCAAGAGCGGATTGCCCAGCGACAAAAAAGTGAAAGGCACCCTTCATTGGATTTGCCCCGAACATGCTGTGGAAGCAGAGGTAAGGCTTTACGACCGGCTGTTCAGCGTGCCAGAACCGGAAGAAGTTGAGGAAGGGCAAGATTTTCGGGTGCACCTGAACCCTGACTCGCTGAAGGTGGTGAAGGCTTTCATTGAGCCTTCGGTAAAAGAAGCAAGCCCTGGCCAGCGATTCCAGTTTGAAAGGACGGGATATTTTGTCGTAGATTCCGATACAAAGATAGGTAAGCTGGTTTTTAACCGTACAGTACCCTTACGCGAATCGTGGGTAAACGTCAAAAAAAACAAGTAA
- a CDS encoding RNA polymerase sigma factor, producing MKQVDLYKEEEIIKGCQHNERKYQEILYRRYSRKMYGICLSYAGERDLAQDMLHDGFLKIFKTIGQFKLEGSLEGWIRKVITHTAIDHLRKKQRLNHYISDEMQEAQTGEAPGIQSYLATKEILELVKQLPYGARAIFNLFALEGFSHKEIAEQLQISEGTSKSQYNRARSLLKSWLENEKNESSPQQQ from the coding sequence TTGAAGCAGGTTGACCTTTATAAAGAGGAGGAGATCATAAAGGGTTGCCAGCATAATGAGCGTAAATACCAGGAGATTTTATACCGAAGGTATTCACGCAAGATGTATGGCATATGCCTGAGCTATGCCGGTGAAAGAGACCTTGCCCAGGATATGCTCCACGATGGCTTCCTGAAAATCTTCAAGACCATTGGCCAGTTTAAGCTGGAAGGCTCACTGGAAGGCTGGATCAGGAAAGTGATAACGCATACGGCAATTGACCATTTGAGAAAGAAACAAAGGCTGAATCATTACATTAGCGACGAAATGCAAGAAGCACAAACAGGGGAAGCTCCCGGAATCCAGAGTTACCTGGCTACAAAGGAAATCCTGGAATTGGTGAAACAATTGCCTTACGGTGCGCGGGCAATCTTTAACCTGTTTGCACTGGAAGGCTTTTCACACAAGGAAATTGCCGAGCAACTTCAAATCAGCGAAGGGACTTCCAAATCGCAGTACAACAGGGCAAGGTCGCTGTTAAAATCATGGTTGGAGAATGAAAAAAATGAAAGCTCCCCACAACAACAATAA